In a single window of the Bradyrhizobium sp. ORS 285 genome:
- a CDS encoding recombinase family protein translates to MISSRQKSEYGLPGLRPLKIKFRLVSQPKGASDACGEPAEGMMMVNALVIRETHLPQAPNGRAAQYVRMSTDYQRYSIQNQAAVIAAYAHAHGLAIVKTFADHGESGLKIKNRPGLAKLIEDVSSGRAEFDHILVYDISRWGRFQDVDEAAHYEFICKQAGIKVSYCAEQFDNDGSMLSNIVKNLKRVMAAEYSRELSVKVHTGICRFVGLGFLPGGPVGYGLERVLVNERLEPKKVMQKGERKYLHTDHIRLRPGDAHEVAIVKRIFARFVQVKSEKAIARELNCEGVWCRGKAWRAPTISRILRNENYIGNLVYNRQSKKLGGERINNPSNLWVRAEQCFEAIVSKDIFLTVQKIMKERRVDISEEEMLLRLKKILKREGRLTPTIINATAELPSARTFVDHFGTLRNAYRLIGYQSSRRCEYMDSRRAWVEPLSALAGRICQVVQKAGYEAAIHSVKSRWLNVGVPEQHVIVDSRWQIFFRIAYWTAGARPGFSPFWTVSCRRLPTGWIVAIRLNEHNEAILDYALMPTAQNNSNMIRFREKGRAEHGVTYFKTEVELVRSVVRLLTNETRVARSERRKLTRSVKRFRSNAEGADARRR, encoded by the coding sequence GTGATCTCCTCGCGGCAGAAGAGCGAATATGGCCTTCCCGGATTGCGTCCTCTCAAGATCAAATTTCGCCTTGTCAGCCAACCCAAAGGAGCGTCTGATGCCTGCGGCGAACCTGCTGAGGGCATGATGATGGTCAATGCGCTCGTCATCCGGGAGACCCATCTTCCGCAAGCGCCGAACGGTCGCGCGGCGCAATACGTTCGTATGTCGACGGACTATCAGCGCTATTCGATCCAGAACCAGGCAGCAGTAATCGCGGCCTATGCTCATGCCCATGGACTTGCGATCGTCAAAACTTTCGCGGATCATGGCGAGAGCGGTCTCAAGATCAAGAACAGGCCCGGACTTGCCAAGCTGATCGAGGATGTCAGTAGCGGACGCGCCGAGTTTGACCATATCCTCGTCTATGACATCAGCCGGTGGGGACGCTTCCAGGACGTGGATGAAGCCGCACATTACGAGTTCATCTGCAAGCAGGCCGGCATCAAGGTGAGCTATTGCGCCGAGCAATTCGACAATGACGGCAGCATGCTCTCCAACATCGTCAAGAACCTGAAAAGGGTTATGGCGGCCGAATATAGCCGCGAATTGTCGGTCAAAGTGCATACCGGTATTTGCCGGTTCGTTGGACTTGGTTTTTTGCCCGGCGGCCCCGTTGGCTACGGCCTGGAGCGCGTTTTGGTGAACGAGCGCCTTGAGCCAAAGAAGGTCATGCAGAAAGGTGAGCGGAAGTATCTTCACACAGATCACATTCGTCTGCGGCCTGGCGATGCGCACGAAGTTGCCATTGTGAAACGGATCTTTGCCCGCTTCGTTCAGGTGAAGTCAGAGAAGGCCATCGCAAGAGAACTTAATTGCGAAGGAGTATGGTGCCGCGGGAAGGCCTGGAGAGCACCCACCATCAGTCGTATTCTGCGAAACGAAAACTACATCGGTAACCTCGTCTACAATCGACAGTCAAAAAAGTTAGGCGGCGAGCGAATCAACAATCCTTCAAACTTATGGGTCCGCGCCGAGCAATGTTTTGAAGCCATTGTTTCAAAGGATATCTTTCTTACTGTTCAAAAAATCATGAAAGAGAGGCGCGTCGACATCAGCGAGGAGGAGATGTTGCTCCGTTTGAAGAAAATCTTGAAGAGGGAGGGGCGTCTCACTCCGACAATCATCAATGCAACTGCGGAGCTCCCATCCGCCCGAACCTTTGTTGACCATTTCGGGACGCTGCGAAATGCCTACAGGTTGATCGGATATCAGTCGTCGCGACGCTGCGAGTACATGGATAGTCGTCGTGCCTGGGTTGAGCCACTCTCAGCTCTCGCAGGACGTATCTGCCAAGTGGTGCAAAAGGCGGGATACGAAGCAGCCATTCATAGCGTCAAAAGCCGCTGGCTCAACGTCGGTGTTCCCGAGCAGCATGTGATCGTTGACAGCCGATGGCAGATTTTCTTTCGGATAGCTTATTGGACGGCTGGAGCGCGTCCCGGATTTTCCCCCTTCTGGACTGTCTCATGTCGGCGTTTGCCGACGGGATGGATTGTCGCAATCCGACTGAATGAGCACAATGAGGCCATCCTCGACTACGCCTTGATGCCAACAGCTCAAAACAACAGCAATATGATCAGATTTCGAGAGAAGGGGCGTGCCGAGCATGGTGTCACCTACTTCAAAACGGAAGTCGAGCTTGTCCGCTCAGTGGTTCGCCTGCTCACCAACGAAACCCGTGTCGCGCGATCAGAGCGGCGAAAACTGACCCGATCAGTGAAACGGTTCCGATCCAACGCAGAGGGCGCTGACGCACGGCGTCGATAG
- a CDS encoding MFS transporter — protein MTISYYRWVIVAAGGVLGCVAVGGLFSLPVFLKPMAAATGWSVAGISSALTIGFLAMACTSMAWGTLSDRIGPRPVLLIGSTLLALSLLLASLTSSLLMFQLLFGLIAGVATAAIFPPVMATVTGWFDSHRSLAVSLVSAGMGVAPMTMSPLAAWLVSTYDWRTAMQCIAAIVAAIMIPTSLLVGRPPASAPGDIVASGPAAGPPEMTRSAALRSPQFLILLATNFFCCATHSGPIIHTVSYAVTCGIPLMAAVTIYSVEGLAGLGGRIAFGLLGDRFGAKRVLVLGLLAQAFGALAYVAVRGLAAFYAVAATFGFLYAGTMPLYASIARDNFPQGIMGTVIGGTAMAGSLGMATGPLAGGLIYDSFASYTWLYVGSWVMGLGAVLMMMTFRPFPKTQQASAPVQAPA, from the coding sequence ATGACCATATCGTATTATCGCTGGGTGATCGTGGCGGCGGGAGGCGTGCTCGGTTGCGTCGCCGTCGGCGGCCTGTTCTCGCTGCCGGTGTTCCTCAAGCCGATGGCTGCCGCAACCGGCTGGTCGGTCGCCGGCATCTCCAGCGCGCTGACGATCGGCTTTCTGGCAATGGCCTGCACCAGCATGGCCTGGGGCACGCTGTCCGATCGCATCGGACCGCGCCCCGTGCTGCTGATCGGCTCGACCCTGCTCGCGCTAAGTCTTCTGCTGGCCAGCCTGACATCCTCGCTACTGATGTTTCAGTTGCTGTTCGGCCTGATCGCAGGCGTGGCGACCGCGGCGATCTTCCCGCCGGTCATGGCGACCGTCACCGGCTGGTTCGACAGCCATCGCAGCCTCGCGGTGTCCTTGGTGTCGGCCGGCATGGGCGTGGCGCCGATGACGATGTCGCCGCTCGCGGCCTGGCTCGTCTCGACCTATGATTGGCGTACCGCGATGCAGTGCATCGCCGCGATCGTCGCCGCCATCATGATCCCCACCTCGCTGCTGGTCGGCCGTCCGCCGGCGTCAGCGCCGGGCGACATCGTCGCGTCCGGTCCCGCGGCCGGCCCGCCCGAGATGACGCGATCGGCGGCGCTGCGCTCGCCGCAATTCCTGATCCTGCTCGCCACCAACTTCTTCTGCTGCGCCACCCATTCGGGCCCGATCATCCACACCGTCAGCTACGCCGTCACGTGCGGCATCCCGCTGATGGCGGCGGTGACGATCTACAGCGTCGAGGGCCTCGCCGGCCTCGGCGGCCGCATCGCCTTCGGCCTGCTCGGTGACCGCTTCGGCGCCAAGCGTGTGCTCGTCCTCGGCCTGCTGGCGCAGGCGTTCGGCGCGCTCGCCTATGTGGCCGTGCGCGGTCTCGCCGCGTTCTACGCCGTCGCCGCCACCTTCGGCTTCCTCTATGCCGGCACGATGCCGCTCTACGCCTCCATCGCGCGCGACAACTTTCCGCAAGGCATCATGGGCACGGTGATCGGCGGCACCGCGATGGCCGGCAGCCTGGGGATGGCGACCGGCCCGCTCGCCGGCGGCCTGATCTACGACAGCTTTGCCAGCTACACGTGGCTCTATGTCGGCTCCTGGGTGATGGGCCTCGGCGCCGTCCTGATGATGATGACGTTCAGGCCGTTCCCGAAAACGCAGCAAGCGTCAGCGCCTGTGCAAGCTCCGGCGTGA
- a CDS encoding NAD(P)-dependent oxidoreductase, translating into MVSLILGGTGMVGSYIFDHLARTDEEVISLSRHPRRGQLYGDVTQPDTLRVQHADTIYCATNPRPLSRSLPHLLEAAQPERLVVISSTSVFSKVDSRDTIERQSIAELIQAESAICEECERRNVAWTILRPTLIYSEGRDRNISQIARVIRRIRCFPLYGAASGLRQPVHAEDLAIGAIAAAKSKRAANRAYCTTGTETLTYREMAGRVFDSLSIRRRLVSLPPMAWKAAFWIAKPVYPHVTSVMGERMNKDLAFDFSPAIEDFGWRAREFRPVFRAGVSTPNNWG; encoded by the coding sequence ATGGTCAGCTTGATACTTGGCGGCACGGGTATGGTTGGCAGCTATATCTTTGATCACCTCGCCCGCACCGATGAAGAGGTGATTTCCCTTTCGCGCCATCCTCGCCGCGGCCAACTCTATGGCGATGTCACGCAACCGGACACACTTCGCGTACAGCACGCGGACACGATCTATTGCGCAACGAACCCCCGGCCCCTCAGCCGGTCGTTACCGCACTTGCTTGAGGCCGCGCAACCGGAACGGCTCGTGGTCATAAGCTCAACGAGTGTCTTCAGCAAAGTGGATTCGAGAGACACCATTGAGCGCCAATCGATTGCGGAACTGATCCAAGCGGAATCAGCAATTTGTGAGGAATGCGAGCGGCGCAACGTCGCGTGGACAATCTTGCGCCCGACTTTGATCTATAGCGAGGGCCGCGACCGAAATATCTCTCAGATCGCGCGGGTCATTCGGCGGATAAGGTGTTTTCCTCTCTATGGCGCTGCGTCCGGCCTTCGTCAGCCCGTCCACGCAGAGGATCTGGCAATCGGCGCAATCGCCGCCGCCAAGTCCAAAAGGGCCGCCAACCGGGCGTATTGTACGACGGGGACCGAAACCTTGACCTATCGGGAGATGGCTGGCCGCGTTTTCGACTCACTCTCCATCAGGCGGCGCTTGGTCTCGCTCCCGCCCATGGCCTGGAAGGCGGCGTTTTGGATTGCGAAGCCGGTGTACCCGCATGTCACATCCGTCATGGGGGAACGAATGAACAAAGACCTCGCTTTCGACTTCTCGCCCGCGATAGAAGATTTCGGCTGGCGCGCACGGGAGTTCAGACCCGTCTTCCGAGCCGGTGTTTCGACGCCAAACAATTGGGGCTGA
- a CDS encoding helix-turn-helix domain-containing protein produces MNLNNSDDIKQRRLVEFKDGCRYGKFGKTKAYELIAREQIKAYKMGGKTLIDLDSIDEYHASLPRVESRAMI; encoded by the coding sequence ATGAACTTAAATAACAGCGACGATATCAAGCAGCGCCGCCTAGTCGAGTTTAAGGATGGCTGCCGGTATGGAAAATTCGGCAAGACGAAGGCCTATGAGCTGATCGCGAGAGAACAGATCAAGGCTTACAAGATGGGAGGCAAGACACTCATCGATCTAGACAGTATCGACGAGTATCACGCCTCCTTACCCCGGGTCGAGTCTCGGGCGATGATCTGA
- a CDS encoding extracellular solute-binding protein, with product MSVTAAGISSMATRQILAELAAAYEEATGEVITIESVGGVDAAKRIRAGEAFDFAVLASDALQKLEADGHLVPGSIIEIAESPMAMAVRAGAAKPDPLDEAAVRKAMETAKAIGISTGPSGTHVQKLARDWGLESEGASRLVQAKPGIPVAKLLADGEVDVGFQQLSEMLGAPGIDIVGLLPEALQPGTVFAAALCKAGAHPDAARAFIEYLVSEETAETKRQHGMTPL from the coding sequence ATGAGCGTCACCGCCGCCGGCATTTCCTCGATGGCGACCCGGCAGATCCTGGCCGAGCTCGCGGCCGCCTATGAGGAGGCGACCGGGGAGGTGATCACCATCGAATCCGTCGGCGGCGTCGATGCCGCCAAGCGCATCCGCGCCGGCGAGGCGTTCGACTTCGCGGTGCTCGCCTCCGACGCGCTGCAGAAGCTCGAGGCCGACGGCCATCTCGTGCCGGGCAGCATCATCGAGATCGCGGAATCACCAATGGCGATGGCGGTGCGCGCGGGTGCTGCAAAGCCCGATCCGCTCGACGAGGCCGCCGTGCGCAAGGCGATGGAGACTGCCAAGGCGATCGGCATCTCCACCGGCCCGAGCGGCACCCACGTGCAGAAGCTCGCCCGCGACTGGGGCCTGGAGAGCGAGGGCGCCTCGCGTCTGGTGCAGGCCAAGCCCGGCATTCCCGTCGCCAAGCTGCTCGCCGATGGCGAGGTCGATGTCGGCTTCCAGCAGCTCAGCGAGATGCTCGGTGCCCCCGGCATCGACATCGTCGGCCTGCTACCCGAGGCGCTGCAGCCGGGCACTGTGTTCGCCGCCGCCTTGTGCAAGGCCGGCGCGCATCCCGACGCGGCCCGCGCCTTCATCGAATATCTCGTCTCCGAGGAGACTGCCGAGACCAAGCGCCAGCACGGCATGACCCCTCTGTAA
- a CDS encoding DUF6880 family protein — protein sequence MASSTPLTAKALEQLGAQRLAELLLEVAERDAAIKRRLKLEIATPTKLATELRKRLAQIGRATTFLERNKLRPLAGDLEALRGSITKQVAENDSPAALELMWQFMDLANGVLGRCDDSDGVLHDIFCAACADLGPLAQLAKADPIALADRVFIAVDRNAYGQYGDLIESVAPALGGPGLDHLKQRFIAFAKTPVERTAHTQRRSAGWGSSDGLYEQEEEQRRRTSNARSALLAIADATHDVELYIAQFDDTEARRSEISAEIALRLLAVGRGAEALQVLDAAELRNPSRPDPDWEDARIQVLDGLGRSEDAQAARWACFARSLDARQLRAHLKRLPDFDDVEAERRALDHVEQFPRMIWALDFLIRWPALDRAAKLVLGRSRELNGEAYHVLAPAADALAGKHPLAATLLLRAMIDDTLQGSRTGRYRHAARHVLECGSLAAIIADFGEFEPHAAYLARLKFEHGRKASFWDLMS from the coding sequence ATGGCCTCCAGCACGCCACTGACTGCCAAGGCCCTGGAGCAGCTCGGGGCGCAGCGCCTCGCCGAGCTGCTGCTCGAGGTCGCCGAGCGCGATGCGGCCATCAAGCGGCGCCTGAAGCTCGAGATCGCGACGCCCACCAAGCTCGCAACCGAACTGCGCAAGCGGCTGGCGCAGATCGGCCGCGCCACCACCTTTCTCGAGCGCAACAAGCTGCGTCCGCTGGCCGGGGACCTCGAAGCGCTGCGCGGCAGCATCACCAAGCAAGTGGCGGAAAACGATTCTCCAGCAGCCCTGGAGCTGATGTGGCAATTCATGGATCTGGCGAACGGCGTCCTCGGCCGCTGTGACGACAGCGACGGGGTGCTTCACGACATCTTCTGCGCGGCCTGCGCTGATCTCGGACCGCTGGCGCAGCTGGCCAAGGCCGATCCCATTGCACTGGCCGACCGCGTCTTCATCGCCGTCGACCGCAACGCCTACGGCCAATATGGCGATCTGATCGAGAGCGTGGCGCCGGCGCTCGGCGGGCCCGGCCTTGATCATCTCAAGCAGCGCTTCATCGCGTTTGCGAAGACACCGGTCGAACGCACCGCGCATACCCAGCGCAGATCCGCCGGTTGGGGCAGCAGCGACGGCCTCTACGAGCAGGAGGAGGAGCAGCGCCGCCGCACCAGCAATGCCCGCTCGGCGCTGCTGGCCATCGCGGATGCGACCCATGACGTCGAGCTCTACATCGCGCAATTCGATGACACGGAGGCGCGCCGCTCCGAGATTTCCGCCGAGATCGCCCTGCGGCTGTTGGCGGTCGGGCGAGGCGCGGAGGCGCTGCAGGTCCTCGACGCCGCCGAGCTTCGCAATCCCAGCCGTCCCGATCCGGACTGGGAGGATGCGCGCATCCAGGTGCTCGACGGCCTCGGGCGCAGCGAGGACGCGCAGGCGGCACGCTGGGCATGCTTCGCGCGCAGCCTCGACGCAAGGCAACTGCGAGCTCATCTCAAGCGCCTGCCGGACTTCGACGACGTCGAGGCCGAACGGCGCGCCCTCGATCACGTCGAGCAGTTTCCACGGATGATATGGGCGCTCGACTTCCTGATTCGCTGGCCGGCGCTGGATCGCGCCGCGAAGCTCGTGCTTGGACGCAGCCGGGAGCTGAATGGCGAGGCCTATCACGTGCTCGCGCCGGCTGCGGATGCGCTCGCCGGCAAGCATCCGCTCGCGGCCACGCTGCTGCTGCGCGCGATGATCGACGACACGCTGCAGGGGAGCCGCACCGGCCGCTATCGCCATGCCGCCAGGCATGTGCTCGAATGCGGCAGCCTCGCCGCGATCATCGCGGATTTCGGCGAGTTCGAGCCGCATGCGGCCTATCTCGCGCGCCTGAAGTTCGAGCATGGTCGCAAGGCGAGCTTCTGGGACCTGATGAGTTGA
- a CDS encoding PAS domain S-box protein, with the protein MSVGLHEGINRSFLAGGGEAGRLIQTRDWAQTSLGPIEHWPQTLKIATAILLRSPVPMVMLWGGDGVMLYNDAYSVFAGARHPRLLGSKVREGWPEVADFNDNVMKVGLAGGTLHYSDQELTLFRHGRPEQVFMNLDYSPVVDESGVPVGVLAIVVETTARVLAERRRVSLIALDERLRDLPEAADLSFVASRILGEALGACRVGYGVLDEQARSIQVERNWSAQGFSDVAGRHYVERYGAYFDELLQGLVVANADVTSDTRTVLHATAFEQLGLRAHLDVPVVEDKRAVAVMFVHSAIPRIWTEEEVAFVRDFARRTRGAIARRQAEQALRASEARLAAVIDSLPVGVGIFDSDGCLTLSNPEARRFLTSRIPSKDPETTPRWRAWSADGEVLKPEDFPGARAIRGERVVPGVEALFTDDDGREVWTSIATVPIKNHDGQVAAFSLAISDIDAVKRTSMALRESEERFRQLAETVDQVFYITDVKAGQLLYLSPAYERVWRRPASELLADLTLFLKTVHPDDQERVAAMASRQAAGEPFEIDYRIVRPDGEVRFIRDRAFPVKADGVRRYAGVADDVTERRQATAWFEGVFNSDLMGFTIFDTQTGETLAINDHFLAMTGYSRLDFEEGRWDWRDITVPDHLAKDEAAIAQAHERGWWEPYEKEYRLRDGRLLPVRIASAPLPGEPGRVVVSVEDISQRRAAETALRESEALARQRANEIAVVYDAAPIGLCVFDRDLRYVRINERLAEINGKPAADHIGRTVLEMVPGLHDQSLSALHRVLAGEAIFGAEFVGETAAQPGVMRIWRENWLPLRNVAGDIVGITVSAEEVTEAKRAEAELRELNATLEQRVVERTAERHLLASIVDTTEEQIQALDLDYRWLAINPACIDAYQRLYGVRPSIGDSLLDLLAHKPEHLEAAKAVWARALAGTAFTASAEWGDPQLGRRSYEMRFEILRDAGGRQTGAFLTGRDVTERLEEQKRLAQAEEALRQSQKMEAMGQLTGGVAHDFNNLLTPIVGALDLLQHRGLGSDREQRLISGAMQSAERAKTLVQRLLAFARRQPLQAVSVDVGALVVGMAELVSSTTGPQIGVVVDVADDLPAAKADPNQLEMALLNLAVNARDAMPGGGTLRISAKTASVGPRNDQALRLGDYVQLSVADTGVGMDEATIARAVEPFFSTKGIGKGTGLGLSMVHGLASQLGGALTINSRPGLGTNIELWLPLSDVAPEIRLSSIDAGILAGPRGRALLVDDEDLVRASTADMLERLGFAIVEASSAEEALRIVHRGEPIDLLVTDHLMSGMSGVELARIVLTTRPDAGVLIISGYAEAEGLAPDLPRLSKPFKSDELASVLAQVLSTP; encoded by the coding sequence GTGTCTGTGGGGCTGCACGAGGGGATAAACCGGAGCTTTCTGGCCGGCGGAGGGGAAGCCGGCCGGCTCATTCAGACCCGCGACTGGGCGCAGACTTCGCTCGGTCCGATCGAGCATTGGCCTCAAACCCTGAAAATCGCGACAGCGATCCTGCTTCGATCACCTGTGCCCATGGTGATGTTGTGGGGCGGCGACGGGGTGATGCTCTACAACGACGCGTACTCAGTGTTTGCCGGAGCGCGCCATCCGAGGCTACTTGGCTCCAAGGTTCGCGAAGGTTGGCCCGAGGTCGCTGACTTCAACGACAATGTTATGAAGGTCGGGCTGGCAGGCGGCACATTACATTATAGCGACCAGGAACTTACGCTGTTCAGGCATGGCCGGCCAGAACAGGTCTTCATGAATCTCGACTACTCGCCTGTCGTCGACGAGAGCGGTGTCCCTGTCGGCGTGCTGGCCATTGTCGTCGAAACGACGGCGCGAGTGCTCGCCGAGCGTCGTCGCGTGTCTCTGATCGCTTTGGACGAGCGCTTGCGAGATCTTCCCGAAGCGGCCGATCTGTCGTTCGTCGCTTCCAGGATCCTGGGTGAGGCGCTGGGCGCCTGTCGGGTTGGCTATGGGGTCCTGGACGAACAAGCGCGCTCGATCCAGGTCGAGCGAAATTGGAGCGCGCAGGGTTTCTCTGACGTTGCCGGTCGGCACTATGTCGAGCGCTACGGCGCCTATTTCGACGAGCTTCTGCAGGGTTTGGTTGTCGCGAACGCGGATGTCACAAGCGACACTCGTACCGTTCTTCACGCGACTGCCTTTGAACAATTGGGTCTTCGGGCCCATCTCGATGTGCCGGTGGTAGAGGATAAGCGCGCGGTGGCGGTCATGTTCGTCCACTCGGCGATACCCCGCATATGGACGGAGGAGGAGGTCGCTTTTGTTCGGGATTTCGCCAGACGGACTCGCGGTGCGATCGCTCGCCGGCAGGCGGAGCAGGCGCTGCGGGCCAGCGAGGCCCGCCTGGCCGCCGTCATCGACAGCCTGCCTGTCGGAGTGGGCATTTTCGACTCCGATGGTTGCCTGACCCTGTCGAATCCTGAAGCACGCCGCTTCTTGACCAGCCGCATTCCTTCAAAAGACCCGGAAACGACGCCACGGTGGCGCGCCTGGTCCGCGGACGGAGAGGTGCTGAAGCCAGAGGATTTCCCAGGCGCCCGCGCGATCCGCGGTGAGCGCGTCGTGCCGGGAGTGGAGGCCCTGTTTACCGACGACGATGGTCGTGAAGTCTGGACGTCCATCGCCACCGTACCGATCAAGAATCATGATGGCCAGGTCGCCGCCTTCAGCCTGGCGATCAGCGACATCGATGCAGTCAAGCGCACGAGTATGGCATTGCGCGAGAGCGAGGAACGCTTTCGCCAGCTTGCAGAAACAGTCGATCAGGTCTTCTACATCACCGATGTCAAGGCGGGCCAGCTCCTCTACCTCAGCCCGGCCTATGAGAGGGTCTGGAGGCGCCCCGCGTCCGAACTGCTCGCCGATCTGACACTTTTTCTGAAGACTGTGCATCCGGATGATCAAGAGCGTGTCGCCGCGATGGCTTCACGCCAGGCGGCCGGCGAACCATTTGAGATCGACTACCGTATCGTGCGACCGGATGGCGAGGTCCGCTTCATCCGCGATCGGGCGTTTCCAGTGAAGGCGGACGGCGTTCGCCGCTATGCAGGCGTCGCCGATGATGTCACGGAGCGGCGGCAGGCAACCGCCTGGTTCGAAGGCGTCTTCAACTCGGATCTGATGGGTTTTACCATCTTCGACACTCAGACAGGCGAGACGTTGGCCATCAACGATCACTTCCTCGCCATGACCGGTTACAGCCGCCTGGATTTCGAGGAGGGGCGTTGGGACTGGCGCGACATCACCGTCCCCGATCACCTGGCCAAGGATGAGGCCGCCATCGCCCAGGCGCACGAGCGTGGTTGGTGGGAGCCGTACGAAAAGGAGTATCGGCTGCGAGACGGCCGTCTGCTTCCGGTGCGGATCGCAAGCGCGCCGCTTCCAGGCGAACCAGGCCGGGTCGTGGTCTCGGTCGAAGACATCAGCCAGCGGCGCGCGGCCGAGACAGCATTGCGCGAGAGCGAGGCACTCGCACGTCAAAGGGCCAACGAGATCGCCGTCGTCTACGATGCCGCGCCGATCGGGCTTTGCGTCTTCGACCGGGATTTGCGCTATGTCCGCATCAATGAGCGGCTTGCGGAGATCAATGGCAAGCCGGCAGCCGATCACATCGGCAGAACTGTCCTCGAGATGGTGCCGGGACTTCACGACCAATCGCTCAGCGCGTTACACCGAGTGCTGGCCGGCGAGGCGATCTTTGGCGCCGAGTTCGTGGGTGAGACAGCGGCTCAGCCCGGCGTCATGCGAATTTGGCGAGAGAATTGGCTGCCACTTCGGAATGTCGCGGGCGACATCGTCGGCATCACTGTCTCAGCTGAGGAAGTGACCGAGGCAAAGCGCGCCGAGGCCGAACTGCGCGAACTGAACGCCACGCTCGAGCAGCGCGTCGTGGAGCGGACGGCTGAGCGGCATCTGCTCGCCAGTATCGTCGACACCACGGAGGAGCAGATCCAGGCCTTGGACCTCGACTACCGCTGGCTCGCCATCAACCCCGCATGCATCGATGCCTATCAGCGCCTGTATGGCGTTCGGCCAAGCATCGGCGACAGTCTCCTCGACCTGCTTGCTCACAAGCCAGAGCATCTCGAGGCAGCAAAGGCGGTGTGGGCGCGCGCCTTGGCTGGCACGGCCTTCACGGCCTCTGCCGAGTGGGGCGATCCGCAGCTCGGCCGCCGTTCCTACGAGATGCGGTTCGAGATCCTGCGCGATGCAGGTGGCCGACAGACCGGCGCGTTCCTGACCGGGCGCGACGTGACAGAACGGCTCGAGGAACAAAAGCGTCTTGCCCAAGCCGAAGAGGCATTGCGACAATCGCAGAAGATGGAAGCGATGGGGCAACTGACGGGAGGCGTTGCGCACGATTTCAACAATCTGTTGACCCCCATCGTGGGGGCGCTCGATCTTCTCCAGCATAGGGGTCTCGGTTCAGATCGCGAGCAGCGGCTCATCTCAGGCGCCATGCAGTCAGCAGAGCGTGCCAAGACGCTCGTGCAGCGTCTCCTGGCGTTTGCGCGGCGCCAGCCATTGCAAGCGGTGTCGGTTGACGTCGGCGCTCTCGTGGTCGGGATGGCCGAACTCGTTTCGAGCACGACAGGGCCGCAAATCGGGGTCGTGGTCGACGTGGCTGACGATCTGCCGGCGGCGAAAGCTGACCCCAACCAGCTCGAGATGGCACTGCTGAATCTGGCTGTGAATGCGCGAGACGCGATGCCGGGGGGCGGTACGTTGAGGATAAGCGCGAAGACGGCCAGTGTTGGACCACGTAACGATCAAGCCCTGCGGCTGGGGGATTACGTCCAGCTCTCCGTCGCAGATACCGGCGTCGGTATGGATGAGGCGACGATCGCGCGCGCTGTCGAGCCGTTTTTCTCCACCAAAGGCATTGGCAAGGGCACGGGGCTGGGGCTGTCCATGGTGCATGGCTTGGCCTCGCAGCTCGGCGGTGCGCTCACGATCAATAGTCGGCCTGGGCTCGGCACGAACATTGAGCTCTGGCTTCCGCTCAGCGACGTGGCTCCAGAGATACGGCTGTCTTCGATTGATGCAGGGATCCTCGCAGGACCTCGCGGCCGTGCACTCCTCGTGGATGATGAGGATCTGGTTCGCGCCAGCACGGCAGATATGTTGGAGCGCTTGGGGTTCGCCATCGTTGAGGCTTCCTCGGCCGAGGAGGCACTCCGCATTGTGCACCGGGGTGAACCCATCGATCTGCTCGTAACCGATCACCTGATGTCCGGAATGAGCGGCGTAGAATTGGCTCGCATTGTCCTTACGACTCGCCCTGACGCGGGAGTTCTGATCATATCCGGCTACGCGGAAGCAGAAGGCCTTGCGCCCGATCTGCCGCGCTTGTCCAAGCCGTTCAAAAGCGACGAACTCGCCTCTGTGCTGGCGCAGGTGCTAAGCACTCCATGA
- a CDS encoding type II toxin-antitoxin system RelE/ParE family toxin, whose amino-acid sequence MRLRFTSRALDDLREIAAYLHDLSPTAAQHVRGDILRCLERLTAFPRMGRQQNLDGVRKSITRKYFYLVYYALDEADREIVVLSIRHPSREREHEDC is encoded by the coding sequence GTGAGGCTGCGCTTCACCTCCCGGGCCTTGGACGACCTGCGCGAAATCGCAGCCTACTTGCACGATCTCAGCCCGACTGCCGCGCAGCACGTGCGCGGCGATATCCTACGCTGTCTGGAACGGCTCACCGCGTTCCCACGAATGGGAAGGCAGCAAAATCTCGACGGAGTACGGAAGTCGATCACGCGGAAATACTTCTATCTCGTGTACTACGCTCTCGACGAAGCCGATCGAGAGATCGTCGTCTTGAGCATTCGACATCCTTCCAGAGAGCGCGAGCACGAGGATTGTTGA